One region of Natronorubrum aibiense genomic DNA includes:
- a CDS encoding sulfatase, protein MTKRDVIWITLESLRQDHVSVGEAPRETTPNLSKIANEGDWSPYCHSHAIWTRPASASILTGLPPSAHQTWDSDSALPNEIETIPEAFREAGYQTAGISPVAQFSPQTGLDRGFDHFHYLSKSNLTKEVGFKGLIRWASNFRNHSGGFTLDTNQQCTGYPINIIAKDHIKEKAKDDDPLFLYLHHGDTHFAYVPPLAWRDYFDDELPFEIDDAIDLSLDMAINLHEKISESDMYTTEEWKALRVMYDTCVAYVDHLVGELVEYAHQMLDNPIIVITADHGEYFGEKGLLSHVIDINNPVTNVPLIVNGLNEPLGDSLVQPADLMQILCSECGVDHSVPIGLDIRKQPREIAITQEGGTHIESLLNEITSYNSNFPDSQFHREDLTSLRTKEWKFQVSDETTELYSLPDEDTDVSTSNPEVIKELEEEYEDWMMEYGKPIGNQQTAEFNIEMKDQLRDLGYLQ, encoded by the coding sequence ATGACTAAACGAGATGTTATTTGGATCACTTTGGAAAGTCTTAGGCAAGACCATGTCTCTGTAGGGGAGGCTCCTCGGGAGACAACGCCAAATCTGTCTAAGATTGCTAATGAAGGAGATTGGTCTCCATATTGTCACTCACACGCAATCTGGACCCGTCCCGCCAGTGCATCAATTCTTACTGGCTTACCCCCATCAGCGCACCAAACATGGGATTCTGATTCAGCTTTGCCCAATGAAATAGAGACCATCCCTGAAGCTTTTCGTGAAGCAGGTTACCAAACAGCAGGCATATCTCCAGTGGCACAATTCAGTCCTCAGACAGGACTTGACCGTGGATTTGATCATTTCCATTACTTATCAAAATCAAACTTAACCAAGGAAGTCGGTTTCAAGGGTCTTATCCGTTGGGCCTCCAATTTCCGGAATCACTCTGGTGGATTCACTCTCGATACTAATCAACAATGTACAGGCTATCCAATCAATATTATTGCTAAAGATCATATCAAAGAAAAGGCCAAAGACGATGATCCGCTGTTTTTGTATCTTCATCATGGAGATACACATTTTGCATACGTTCCCCCACTTGCTTGGCGGGACTATTTTGATGACGAACTGCCGTTTGAGATAGATGATGCTATTGACCTTAGTTTAGATATGGCCATCAATCTGCATGAAAAAATATCGGAATCGGATATGTATACTACTGAAGAATGGAAAGCTCTCCGTGTAATGTACGACACTTGTGTGGCATATGTTGATCACTTGGTTGGAGAACTTGTTGAGTACGCCCATCAAATGCTAGATAATCCAATCATAGTTATAACCGCAGACCATGGGGAATACTTCGGGGAGAAAGGATTACTATCACATGTAATTGATATAAACAATCCTGTGACAAATGTTCCGCTAATTGTGAATGGCCTCAATGAGCCGTTGGGTGATTCACTTGTACAGCCTGCAGACCTGATGCAGATACTCTGTTCAGAATGTGGGGTAGATCATTCCGTACCAATCGGGTTAGACATTCGAAAACAACCACGGGAAATAGCAATAACTCAAGAAGGAGGTACTCATATTGAATCACTCCTAAATGAGATTACAAGCTATAATTCAAATTTTCCAGATAGTCAATTCCATAGGGAAGACCTTACGAGTCTGAGAACTAAAGAGTGGAAGTTCCAGGTATCGGATGAAACAACCGAATTATATTCACTCCCAGATGAAGACACTGATGTATCTACTTCTAACCCAGAGGTCATAAAGGAATTAGAAGAAGAATACGAGGATTGGATGATGGAGTATGGAAAGCCAATTGGTAATCAACAAACTGCTGAATTTAACATTGAAATGAAAGATCAACTTCGAGATTTAGGTTATCTCCAGTGA